Proteins encoded in a region of the Cytobacillus pseudoceanisediminis genome:
- a CDS encoding ABC transporter substrate-binding protein — protein sequence MKKKAYLIVLLCLLLVTAAGCSGQTGSSADEGSGKSDEKTLVLAAYGGSYEQKMKEDLIPKFEKEHGVKVKYITGSSVDTLSKLQAQKDNPQIDVAFLDDGPQAQAKAFGLLAPLDESVVTNLANVYDIAKDKDNVGVGFGIISTGLAYNKDVFEQNGWEPPTSWNDLADPKFKGKLVLPSIANTYGVHFLLMTAIANGGDEENIEPGFEKMKEIAKNAITFDKTADVSNYFLQGQTVASAWGSSRVFTLQDSGFPIEYVIPEEGAPALMATVSVVKDAPNGDLAQEFVNFVLDEEAQLLFANSLFDGPVNKNVKLEGDIVDKVAYGEEEIAKLIKVDWEAVNAKRAEWTERANKEIEVAH from the coding sequence TTGAAAAAGAAAGCTTATTTAATTGTATTGCTTTGTTTATTGCTTGTCACGGCTGCAGGATGCAGCGGCCAAACTGGAAGCTCTGCAGATGAAGGATCAGGAAAAAGTGATGAAAAGACACTTGTATTAGCGGCTTATGGAGGAAGCTATGAGCAAAAAATGAAGGAGGACTTGATCCCAAAGTTTGAGAAAGAGCATGGCGTAAAGGTGAAATATATTACGGGAAGCTCTGTTGATACCTTATCTAAGCTTCAGGCTCAAAAGGATAATCCTCAGATTGATGTAGCTTTCCTTGATGATGGTCCTCAAGCTCAGGCAAAGGCGTTTGGATTGCTGGCGCCATTGGATGAGAGTGTTGTTACGAATCTGGCAAATGTCTATGATATTGCAAAAGACAAGGATAATGTCGGCGTTGGATTCGGAATCATCTCAACCGGCTTGGCTTATAACAAGGATGTCTTCGAACAGAATGGCTGGGAACCGCCGACTTCCTGGAATGATTTGGCCGACCCGAAGTTTAAAGGAAAACTCGTACTCCCTTCCATTGCCAATACGTATGGGGTTCATTTCCTGCTCATGACGGCGATTGCCAATGGCGGAGATGAAGAAAACATTGAACCAGGCTTTGAAAAGATGAAGGAAATTGCCAAAAACGCGATCACTTTTGATAAAACAGCTGACGTTTCAAATTACTTCCTTCAAGGGCAGACAGTCGCAAGTGCATGGGGAAGCAGCCGGGTATTTACCCTTCAGGATAGCGGATTCCCGATTGAGTATGTCATTCCGGAAGAAGGGGCTCCAGCGTTGATGGCAACCGTCAGTGTGGTGAAGGATGCTCCAAACGGGGATCTTGCACAGGAATTTGTCAATTTTGTTCTGGATGAAGAAGCTCAGCTTCTATTTGCGAACTCCTTGTTTGACGGCCCTGTTAATAAGAATGTAAAGCTTGAAGGTGACATTGTCGATAAAGTGGCTTATGGGGAAGAGGAGATTGCCAAATTGATCAAAGTCGACTGGGAAGCTGTAAATGCAAAACGAGCAGAGTGGACAGAACGGGCCAATAAAGAAATCGAAGTAGCCCATTAA
- a CDS encoding ABC transporter ATP-binding protein, giving the protein MSYLSLENVVKTFNKTEVVKKLSLGIQKGELVSFLGPSGCGKTTTLNMIAGFLEVDGGKIEVDGKPVHLLPPNKREMGMVFQNYALFPHMTVFDNVAYGLKLRKVPKNEINKRVLEALEMVRLAGYEKRYPKELSGGQQQRVSLARALVIKPKVLLLDEPLSNLDAKLRQEMREEIVDIQKQVGITTIFVTHDQEEALAISDRIAVMYEGRIEQVDDPASIYNHPKTDFVSQFIGEVNHIQGKVLETYENKKCKMHFFGNEQIVSVPSVKNSEVHFFIRPEKIQIALAQSNDRNEAFQTKVERKMFLGAKTRYILKVHDRHLIADISNTVLNPTEIKEGNSVYTYWNPEDLLPSRMAR; this is encoded by the coding sequence ATGAGTTACTTAAGCCTGGAAAACGTGGTCAAGACATTTAATAAAACAGAAGTGGTTAAAAAGCTCAGCCTTGGCATCCAAAAAGGGGAACTGGTCTCCTTTTTGGGACCTTCGGGCTGCGGAAAAACGACAACACTGAATATGATCGCCGGATTTCTGGAGGTGGATGGCGGGAAGATTGAGGTGGACGGCAAACCCGTTCACCTGCTTCCTCCCAATAAAAGAGAAATGGGCATGGTGTTCCAAAATTATGCTTTGTTTCCGCACATGACGGTTTTTGATAATGTCGCCTATGGACTTAAGCTGCGTAAAGTGCCAAAAAATGAAATAAACAAAAGGGTTCTGGAAGCATTGGAAATGGTACGTCTGGCTGGCTATGAAAAACGCTATCCAAAGGAATTATCCGGGGGACAGCAGCAGCGTGTTTCATTGGCAAGGGCCCTGGTCATTAAACCGAAGGTGCTACTCCTTGATGAACCACTCAGCAATCTTGATGCAAAGCTGCGCCAGGAAATGCGTGAAGAAATAGTGGATATCCAAAAGCAGGTGGGGATTACAACGATATTTGTCACACATGACCAGGAGGAAGCATTGGCCATATCGGACCGAATCGCGGTCATGTATGAGGGCCGGATTGAACAGGTAGATGATCCGGCATCTATATATAACCATCCAAAGACTGATTTCGTGTCTCAGTTCATAGGGGAAGTCAACCACATTCAGGGGAAAGTCCTGGAAACCTATGAAAATAAGAAATGCAAAATGCACTTTTTTGGGAATGAACAGATCGTTTCAGTTCCATCTGTAAAGAATTCCGAAGTTCACTTTTTCATACGGCCGGAAAAAATCCAAATCGCCTTAGCACAATCAAATGATAGAAATGAGGCTTTTCAAACCAAGGTGGAAAGGAAAATGTTCCTCGGAGCCAAGACACGGTACATTCTGAAGGTACATGACCGGCATCTGATTGCAGATATTTCCAATACCGTTTTAAATCCCACCGAAATTAAAGAAGGAAACAGTGTCTACACGTATTGGAACCCTGAAGACCTGCTGCCTTCCAGAATGGCGAGGTGA